The Candidatus Krumholzibacteriia bacterium genome has a window encoding:
- a CDS encoding carbohydrate binding family 9 domain-containing protein has protein sequence MKQHSPDHWTRLLAATAVVVAQSFPAWADTPTDAAAVDVASAAFTPNSQLEISVERLQQALRIDGRLDEPMWRTATRIGNFSEIEPGDNTRPPVDTEAWLAYDADNLYIGFVCHDDNPAAIRASITDRDNMFSDDWAGIVVDTFHDQQNGYMFVVNPRGVQGDLFRSRNNEDTSYDAVWYSGGQLTDSGWTAEIAIPFRSIRFPDSESQEWGVHFFRTRPRESRAQYSWAPLSRDDNCFFCQAGTMNGISDINESRNLEILPYVLASQSGNLASLDDASLNWQNDPGEGEAGVGVKYGVTPNHTLDVTYNPDFSQIEADATQIDANQTFALFYEEKRPFFLEGADRFRSMIDVVYTRSINDPLAAGKYTGKSNRNTFTFLTAMDETSPYIVPFEEQSGGALAGDTWSNLLRYKRDVMEESFVGFFATDRRLRDGIGSNTTAGVDTRLRLNEHFTFFGEVHGSYTQEPEDTLLSDDFNDIAFGKDGEYTGAFDGENFYGHAIETMVTRNGRHYNAELWYGDFSPTFRAESGFITSNNYRIANFWNGYMFQWDTNPVVERFEPQLAMGRKYNYAGEFKDTWLEPGLWMRFKHQTYLWTSYLWSEEVFAGELVDGIRRWNVDIDSNFSKFMSAGVDWRLGPS, from the coding sequence ATGAAACAACACAGCCCCGATCACTGGACGCGCCTGCTTGCCGCCACGGCGGTTGTCGTGGCGCAGAGCTTTCCTGCGTGGGCGGACACTCCGACCGACGCCGCCGCGGTTGACGTGGCGAGCGCCGCGTTCACACCCAACAGCCAACTCGAGATCTCGGTGGAGCGCCTGCAGCAGGCGCTGCGGATCGACGGCCGTCTCGACGAGCCCATGTGGCGCACCGCCACGCGCATCGGCAACTTCAGCGAGATCGAGCCGGGCGACAACACACGCCCGCCGGTGGACACCGAGGCGTGGCTCGCCTACGACGCCGACAACCTCTACATCGGCTTCGTGTGTCATGACGACAACCCGGCGGCCATCCGCGCGTCGATCACCGACCGCGACAACATGTTCTCCGACGACTGGGCGGGGATCGTGGTGGACACTTTCCACGACCAGCAGAACGGCTACATGTTCGTGGTCAATCCGCGCGGCGTGCAGGGGGACCTGTTCCGGTCGCGCAACAACGAGGACACCAGCTACGACGCCGTGTGGTACTCCGGCGGGCAGCTCACGGACTCGGGATGGACCGCCGAGATCGCCATCCCTTTCCGCAGCATCCGCTTTCCGGACAGTGAAAGCCAGGAGTGGGGCGTGCACTTCTTCCGCACGCGCCCGCGCGAGAGCCGCGCGCAGTACTCCTGGGCACCACTCTCCCGCGATGACAACTGCTTCTTCTGCCAGGCGGGAACCATGAACGGCATCAGCGACATCAACGAGAGCCGCAACCTGGAGATCCTCCCCTACGTGCTGGCCAGCCAGTCCGGAAACCTGGCCAGCCTCGACGACGCGTCGTTGAACTGGCAGAACGACCCCGGCGAGGGCGAGGCCGGAGTCGGCGTCAAGTATGGTGTCACACCCAACCACACGCTGGACGTCACCTACAACCCGGATTTCAGCCAGATCGAGGCGGACGCCACCCAGATCGACGCCAACCAGACCTTCGCCCTGTTCTACGAGGAGAAGCGGCCCTTCTTCCTGGAAGGCGCAGACCGCTTTCGCTCCATGATCGACGTGGTCTACACGCGCTCCATCAACGACCCCCTCGCGGCGGGCAAGTACACCGGAAAATCGAACCGCAACACATTCACGTTTCTCACCGCCATGGACGAGACCTCGCCATACATCGTGCCCTTCGAGGAGCAGAGCGGCGGCGCGCTGGCCGGCGACACGTGGTCCAACCTCCTGCGCTACAAGCGCGACGTGATGGAGGAGTCGTTCGTCGGCTTCTTCGCCACCGACCGCCGCCTGCGCGACGGCATCGGCTCCAACACCACCGCCGGCGTCGATACCCGCCTGCGCCTCAACGAGCACTTCACCTTCTTTGGCGAGGTCCACGGCAGCTACACGCAGGAACCGGAGGACACACTGCTCTCCGACGATTTCAACGACATCGCCTTCGGCAAGGACGGCGAGTACACCGGCGCCTTCGACGGCGAGAACTTCTACGGCCATGCCATCGAGACCATGGTGACGCGCAACGGGCGCCACTACAACGCGGAGCTGTGGTACGGGGATTTCTCACCCACCTTCCGCGCTGAAAGCGGCTTCATCACGTCCAACAACTACCGCATCGCCAATTTCTGGAACGGCTACATGTTCCAGTGGGACACCAACCCGGTGGTCGAGCGCTTCGAGCCTCAGTTGGCGATGGGAAGAAAGTACAACTACGCAGGAGAGTTCAAGGATACCTGGCTGGAGCCGGGCCTGTGGATGCGTTTCAAGCACCAGACCTACCTGTGGACGAGCTACCTGTGGAGCGAAGAGGTTTTCGCGGGAGAACTGGTGGACGGCATCCGGCGCTGGAACGTCGACATCGACTCCAACTTCAGCAAGTTCATGTCCGCCGGTGTCGACTGGCGGCTGGGGCCCAGT